The genome window TGAATTTATGTTGTAATGTGTGTGTAAGATGGCATGGAATAAAGATCATTTAATTCAATTATAGTTCACGTTATTGCACTACATGTTGAATATTGATCATTCTTCATTATTTTATACGTtcactttatatttatttatttttataaacacTCCAAAACCCAAGTTAAATGTTATCGAGTTAATAATTTTGACTGACAAAGACAATTTTGTATTAAATGGCAACATGAACTGGAATGTTTTAATAGTATGACAACTTCCCTTGGCCAGCActtttatatttataattaaaaCCACACGAGGCACTTTCTGGTgcattctgtttgtttggccattttgatttatttagaaTAATCCAAAAAGATGAAGGTCTTATTTGTTTATGCGGCGGCGCCATTGATCTGATGGATTTATGATGGAGCACAAGGGCAAACACCTAAAAGGACGAGACATCTTCAAATTGTATCATTAGTCGCCTCAAGTGGATCTTGAGTGGAAATTATTGAGCTAAAAAAGTGTGTGATTACACTTTAATACCATCATCAATTTGTCATCATATTCCTGCCTTTAAAAGTGCTTATGAATCATGCACTTGAcatcaaggtaaaaaaaaaaaaaaaaaaagacaagagaAAAAAGATAGAAAAAAGGGGAAACTCACTCGCCTCACACAGCCGGGAGCATTATACACTAGCGCCCCCTGAGTGCGCCTAGGGGTAATGCCGAAGCGTGGACCACCGCTTCCACTACTCCGGCGGGATCCTGAGCCGAGCAAGGCCGCGTCAGGGGCCTCTTGATTCGGCCACAGCTGACGGACGGAGTCGGTGCTCGGAGGTGGAACCTGGAGAAGAAGTACATGGTTATTTAGCAATTAGTGCATCGATGTACGTAAAAAGGCCATAAAGTACGCTCAATTTGGGTaagatactgtatatgaaaataaatgtatatagtGCAGATTGGACCAAAATAACTGTCAGGATGCAGAGCTCAACAAGGCAGCTGGAGGAAGTAACCGGTGTTAGGGGTGGAATGTCTATAGACTATacatcatttttattattttattatctcATTGGCTGCTTTTGACgacgatggacgtccaatccatttgaactcggATAGAGTGGCAACGAGTGGTCACTGCCAACCATCCCAGTCCAAAGGTCCAGCAAAGAATTAGttcaaatgagttaaaatataaCAGTAATGCATCAACAAAGCCTTGGCCTGAAATTGCTTCAATGATGTTGAGGTGTAAATTGTTGTGATTTAAGGAGAACTGACCGTAAGAAAATGTCAACATGATGTAAAATATAgagaatttgaaaaataataataaagaaaaataactaACTGTACGGAGAGGTGGAATGCTGACCCTCCGACTGGTCACGGAATCGACCTCTGATATGAGAAGTAACCTGGAATAATGTTGTCAGAAGTAAATTTAACTTGGCAGTTCGATGATGAAGAGGCCGGCATATGGTGCCGAACGAGACCGACGAGGAGACACCTGAGCCGGCATCCGCTTGTGGGAGGCACCGGGGCAAGTAGGTGGAACTGCATGAGATCCGTCTGGCTCTGTATTAATTATGATTCtatgaaaataaatataatcaGCACGATAATTCACGGGTGAAATTGGACTAAAAAATTGATTTCCCCAAAGTGGGTTAAAACATCAAGGTTTTTGATGAGAATTACAATAATAACGAGGGGTGGGAGGTGGGCTGATGATGTCGAGTCGCGGGTTGGGTGGGGGGCACTCCTACAACGAGAATCGTTGTAGTCGGCCAGTGAAGAGTTAAAAGGAGGAGACGCGGAGTGACACGCCTCATTGGAGAGATTATGTGCGGCCGACAAAACGCGCGCATCGCCCAGCGAGTCGTCCACAACACCGGAACACGTCGTATGTGCGCGGGAGCGGGACGCGTCCTTGTTCTTGTACGCTGAGGAAGGCTCCACCAACCTCGCCTCTTGCTTTTCCCTGGCTATACTTCTTATTCGTCCGATTTTGGGGCTCCAGGTTGTGGATTATTTGGTTCCGATTCTGCACAGGAGGTAAGGGCAAAAAACACAATCGagataatgatgatgatgatgtgggGGTGTTTTGGCTCGGGTTTAAAAGCCGGATGCGGCGTCGGCAGATGGACCGAACGGGGGCGAGCACACCGAGACCGATCAAGTTGGACACGGTTGTGGTGCACAGGACAAGCTTTTGTGCAAACAGGAGGAAAACACATGGAGTCAattttttgacatcaaatttataacatcttaaaTTTTTGGCAAAGCTGTTGAGAAGTTTTAATTCAAAATTATACAGCATTTGATGCATATTTTCCACCTAATTAAGAACCAAAATCCTCGTAAAACTGCACAATGTCGCATAATTTTGCTCAAAAACCCAATTTATGTACTTGCCACGTTAATAAGACAAATTTCCTAAATTTAAATTCAAATGCCATttcaacatcaacaaaaaacatttttttcatttcgtTTTAAATATGAAATAACCGTATTGTTGTCTTTGTGACATTTTACGCGTGCTTGTCAGGTGCAGGTTTATGCAAGGGGTGGAGAGAAAGAAGAAATAACTCATCATCATAATAATGAAGCGCTCGTGCTGCTTTAATTACACTCTCCCATGCCGGGTGGAAAGTGGCGGATTATGCAAATGAggcttgtgggaaaaaaaataaaaaagaggataaaaaaaaaagaatggctGACTTTATGACAGGATTAGGATTAAgctatattctttttattattttaagagAATTAAAAACAGCGTGCTTTCGTAAAATGGCACGAAACCCGCAATATATATTACACTGTAATATATAATGCGGGTTCAATGATTACACCCATAACAAATTAATAGGacaattaaaatacaaaaaaaatggatcgagaatttaaatgtgatttacaAGAAATGTTCTTAAGAAAAACGCATGGATGTCAAAATAACAAAagctatttattttgttttcatgtctttATTGCATTCTACTGTAAAATATTGCACTGAATTGAGATGATCTTTGCCTATGTAGTATATGAGTGGGCCTTAAAATTTACATGGACTGCCCTCGGAATAATACAACCAACATTTAAAGATACATATATTTGCGACGTAAATATCAACGTAATACCTGGAGAAAATATGAATTCATTGCTGATTTCATACCTATGCATTTTATTCGTTAAATACCtgttaaaaacaacaaagaaagaaaaagaaactctctttatttattttgagcacAAGTGTGTTTTGTAATGTCACTTATGTAGTCAACTTGTGATACTGTTCACAAAGAATCTCTCTTGTCagtgataataataattatttaaaaaaaaaaaaaacaatgtcgtcATGAGGTTGAAATATAGTGGCGCTTTGGCCTTCTGTTAAAAAAAGCCTTTATTGCTGTCTTGAAAAACActctaaaaatgttaaaaaaaaatatatatatatatatatcgtaaTTATTTCATTGAAATATAGTATTGTAATGAATAAATAGTCAGAAATATGAACATTTGTCTGCtgcttacaaaaaaaaacgttttctttCCTTTCTGCTGAGCGCAAACGGGCatcgttttgttttattttgccgCTCTTAAATGTGATGCGCTGCGCATATGTCATGCAGAGGTCGGCCATGGAGGAGTCGAGCTCGCACCACAAGGCGCAGCTGTGGGACGGCGACGCCAAGGCGGTGCAGCAATGTCTGACGGACATCTTCACCAGCGTATACACCACCTGCGACGTGCCCGAGAGCGCCATCTTCGGGCCGTGCGTCCTCAGCCACACGTCCATGTATGACAGCATCGCCTTCATCGCTCTCAAAGCCACCGACAAGCGCACAGCACCTTACATATTCCGGGTAAATACACATCACATCGAACCTATGATTAAATATTTATGGATGAAGCAATTCTGGGAAATTAAGAAGGACGGGTTCGATGACACAAAGGGATAGCTTCAATTGGTTTGTATCAATAATTATACCACGATACAGTTGTAACATGGTCATGGTAAATATTTCAATTTACAATATTTGGGTATTTTTACTGGCGAGGCCTATCATGGCCTATGTCGGTGATATGTAAGATTGTCAAGGTCTCGCGATATACCCGGATGATATGATGATGGAAAACATACTTACAAGGGTGGGAAATTAAGTGAAACTTGCAAAACAATGTTGATATTTTTCAGCAATGGCATTAGGAACCTAGGGTGATTACTATAATGAGAGGGAAATATCAAAGTCCCATTAtactatttaaaaataaaggaATTTGTAGAAAAAGACCCATCTCAcaacaatttgaaaatttgacaatgaCATCACGGTATACGGTCACAATTTGACAGATAAGTAATTGAAAACTGGATACGATTTTTATTAATGCCAGGCATAGAAATGAAAGAGCAATTTACGATACAGTAATCCCTTGCTACTttacgcttcaaacttcgcgcccgcagtccatcgcggattttttttttttttaattaaaaataaagaagaaatagagtattttattttcaaatgttatGATATGCAtttatacatgtacaaatcattgttttttttaatagatatcataattattacatttgcagtactttaaaaaacatttataaaaatacacatatacatataagcgtttgtttgtttgtttgtatgtatgtatgttttaaattatactttatgatcaaaacatttctttccaatgctgttgaATCTGATAAGTGAACACACATAACTATATTATTCTACTACGCGGATTTTCGATTTCCGCGGGGTCcctattaactgcgaaaaacgagggattatGACGATATTTTGACAACTATATGATGATAGGCTTATAGGGATTATGATGATATTTTGACAACAATATCATAATAgggttataatatataatatattattaataaaaatttaaaaaaaaatatatatatatatatatatatatatataacattgaaagccCATCTTAATATAAAGTGTCACGATATCTGGATATTTTTAATCTActgctttattttttataacgATACAGTCAGAAAACCGACGTAAATGAAAAGTGGGAAAATCCATATCAATACTGAgggttgtaatataaaagtgatatttttaaataattatcaaTAATGTATCTCGCTACAGTGCTACAAAGAAAAATCCATGATGCAACACAACTGTAAAAGgggaaaagtattttaaatggATGGTAGTTCTGGAAATCAATTTCATTGCAATATTTTGGAAATCACTTGATGATACGACCTTTATGTTATAGGGTGTTATATTGTGACAACGCAACAATTACTTGAGATGACAGTTTGTGATATCTGTGAGATGTGTTAATGGCAGTGGTGGATGATTTTTACTCAGGCAAAAGAACAGACACAGgtgcaaaaaaattaagtacaaagtacaagtatctaagaaaaaaaattacttaagtacaaaagtacttgctttaaaatttactttgcaagtaaaaagtaaaagtattttccccgatacaaaaatgtaatgtataaattaataaatacatatatacacacaatatacatacatacatacatacatacatacatacatacatacatacatacatacatacatacatacatacagtggggagaacaagtatttgatacttgttctccccactgtacatgcatacggtatacacacacacatacatgcagAGATCTGaatcaatattcaaagaaagaaccagaacATTCATTAACTGCTCAGTTTTATtcaaaactgtgcagaatggaaaaaacgagcaataaaattgactgcactgtaaacagaatcCTAAAGGCTCAAAAACTCTAAAACTTAGCTTAATtgcagattgcaagcaactatcaggtgcatactgcCACCGACTGTACACGAGTGTGGTGTTTTATTATTGGTCAATACCTTTTCACCTGCCCAATCTTGcctgtactcgtgttgctgcctctagtgctcagttacggtATAGCTGCACAGGGCTTATCAATAtcgccggaggcatgaaaacaaaactttcaaaagacaatgagaataaaagaaaacaaacaaaagtaacatgtaatgcaggtgacaattttgttacattccaccactgactAATGGCGGGAATCATCATCAAAATGTTATTGCGATATTCTGATAGCCTCAAAAAAACTTTAAAGAGTAAGTCAATTTGCTAATGTAGATTCAAGAATATGCTGCGGTCAGCTGGAGTTAATTGCTAACGATAACATCTTTTGACAGGTGGACACATCTGCAGCTAACAGCACGTCAGAGGGCCTGATGTGGCTTCGTCTGGTGCAGTCGGCTCGCGACAAGGACGAGCAGAACCTGGAGGCGTACGTGAAGAACGGTCAACTCTTCTACCGCTCGCTAAGGCGCATTGAGAAAGACGAGGAGCTGCTTGTGTGGTACGGGAAGGACCTGGTGGAACTCTTACTACTCACTGCTGCCAGGGTGCCTACTAAGAGCAAAGGTGAGGGTTTGTAGGGTTTATAGTCAATAGTCTAAATGGTTTATGTTCTAGATGTCGGTTTTTGCAAATAAATCCACCAAAATTTACTTGGCGGTAGCAGCTTTTGTAGGGCTTGTGGACATGACTTGATCTGTATGTGTTATGCTATAAAGTAAAGCTGGTTTCTATTTTTTGGGGGTTACAacattgccttttagctttggctATACAAGAGTACATTAGTTTATATGCACTTAAATAATTGGCATGGAAGTTTTGGGGGGTTTTGGTCAGATGTTTCAGTTCAGATaagatgaggtggctcgggcacttGATCAGAGTGTCTTCTGGACACCTATCTGGTGAGGTGTTTCAGCCATGTCCTATTGGACTGAAGAAGTATGCTTTCTCAGTTCATGCTAATTTATCGTAGCGACCATAAGACTGGGAGGTATGCAATAACAAAACATAACTCTAAGATTACTAAGGTTTGCTGTCAACTCTATATTTGGAGGCTCACCACAAATGTTTAGCAGTAGAGTTTATTGGATTTGTGGTCACTGGATCCCAGTAGATTGTGAAAGTATTCTCTGGCATAACAATACAGTATGAGTGGTTTGATCTCAGAAAGTATTACGAACCTAAACTAATTATTGTGTCTTTGTCCAAAAAAAGGTGGAACCCACAACTCATGTCCAGATTGCAACCAGAGGTTCCAGTTTGAGTTTCCGTTCTTAGCTCACCTCCGCTTCCGTTGCACCAAAAGACTTCAGAACTTGACGGGAGTAGATGAGGAGCCCGGCAGGGAGCGCAGCCCGGACCGGCCCAACGCTACACCCACAAGGAGCAGTCCCAAACATGGCCGATCTGAGGGCGACAGCAACAAACCCTCCACAGACTTTCACAACCTGGCACGAGACATGGAGAACAACCGGACTGGTAGCCCGCTAAGCGACAGGGAGGCGGAGGTGTGCAGCGAGAGCTCCGGGAAGAGAAAGTTCTCCGCAGTGGATGACCGAGAGTGCCGACGACCCAGCTTGCCACAGTCCAAGTCCAAGGAGGAGCTGGCGACATCGGCGCAGAACTACCGGGGAGTGTATGGCTTGGAGGAAAACCGGGCACTATCTTCATCCGGTTCATCGGAGACCAAATGCAGCGCTTTCACCGAAGTCAAGAAGTCGGTTCAGACTCTCAAGAACCATGGCAGCAGCAAAGGTCTGTCAAGCGTCAACTCCGAGAACAAAGACCGTCCCGGCAGCGGCCCCTCGGAGAAGCACCTCAACATCCGTCAGGTTCTGTCTGAGACGCAGCCGGCCCAAACCCCACCCATGGGGAGCGCCTTCACCTCGGTGAGCCAGGCGGGCGGCAGTGAACGGAAGAGCGCCTTCAGCCAACCGGCCCGTTCCACCTACTCCCAAATCTCCCCACTGGTCATGCCGCCCAAGCTGCTGGACTGTCACCCGGCGGTGGGTGACACCATTTCATCTAGCCGTCTGTACCAGGCTGACCACCTGGCTGCCAAGCTGCAGGGTGCGGAACTGGGTGCAAACTGCCCTGTGCCGGGCGGCGTGGCAAAGCAGAGCCCATTTGTATATGCCGCTGCTGCCGCTGCCACCTTCTGGCCCAAAAACTCGGGTGGTGTCCAGTTGCAGATGCCCTCGGCACTCACTCTCCTACCCCCCTCTTTCACGTCACTGTGCCTGCCGGCGCAGAACTGGTGTGCAAAGTGTAACGCCTCCTTCCGCATGACTTCGGACCTGGTCTACCACATGCGCTCACACCACAAGAAGGAATACGCCATGGAGCCCCTGGTCAAGCGGCGGCGCGAAGAGAAGCTCAAATGTCCCATCTGCAACGAGTCCTTCCGAGAGCGTCACCACCTTTCACGGCACATGACATCGCACAACTGACTCGGGGGGCCTGGGACCTGACGCTGGGGGAACCATAAGAAATTAGGGGTGGCTCTGAAGCTTCAATGCtgcaaaaaaatctaaatcttCAACAGCCCGGTCAGTCATGTACCCTAAGTCTAAGGGTTTTCAAACTTTCTAAATACACAggagtttttttttatccaaagaCGGCATTATCCCTAAAAATGACAGTTGATTTGATTTCGGAAAAAGAGGTCCGAAATGCTTGTTTCGATAACAATCCAGGCTAAACTTAGTTCCTCtccgtcatacagtatatgctcTCGTAGTCAAAATGTATCACTTCACCACACCAATTACTATTCTATTTTTCAACTTTGACAAGGCTTCTGTTCCATTTTTAGGTATTTATACATTGTAGCTTGCTGATGTGCTTGAACTACTCTGTGAACAGGAACTAGTTTATTAAGCGTAGTGTTGCCAACTTAGCTTGTTTGGTCactatatacaggtagtcccagggttacgaacgagtattGTAggtgacgtaacccaaatttacgcgtaagtcagaattaaccctttaagaacccctaaataccccctaaatatcaaaatagctattcaaaaacatgtattgtatATCATATTAAtagaataaagtaaaaataagatactgtaacTACCATCAATGCTGGTGGACGGTGAAAAAAGTACACTGAAAATGCCGACTTTTCACTATTGGACACACAAGATTTCTCGTTTTAATGATGTTTACAATAGTTTTACTTTTAAACCACAAACACATCATAGAACACTTTGGTTTGTTAGTGAACAAGCAAGTAAGTCGATAGGTATTATGAAGCTTATTTAGAGCTCGATTTCAGCAGCTTAGACGATGTCGAGCTGCTAACGCTACACCGTAGCTTGGTGAATCACTCTATTTCCTTAGTggaaaacagaaagtgacctgattggGTATGTGCTCACTGTAAGTAAACTtataaatgtcaccatttttaacttgtaaacaaattatttttaacaatttagtctagggtgaccatattttgatttccaagaaagaggacactcggcccggccttgagatacttgaattttattcgaagttcactcaaagatgcctatatcactttaatatattcaaactgtgccaaaaaaaaaacaaacaaactaccatatagtatatattacatactaaatggaaatatttttttttatccaacagGTTACgagttactcaacaggcttcattcttcttaaaaaaaaaaaaaaaattaaacgcaaaaaaaaaaaaaaataaaataaaaacaacaatcaATAACGaattaaataatgaaaaaaatatatatatttaatgcaAACCCATGGAAatttagtccagtcaatacacacatacacacagtatgctatgtgccaactaaacatttttctaaattacaacagtataaatgtctcttacaactactccttattgtagtctgtaactgcctaATCTCCTACCAAACCGTCAActcagtagatggtggtaattccccaatgatacaaggggtaaactgctgacaaaaaacaagaagaactactccttctcctcctactagtaggagccacttCAACGCAAGCAGGCACTGCCTCCCAGTGGCTGGAGGGAttgtcttcaaattggtcctgtgaaatgaatgaatttacaAAGAGGACATCAAAagtggacttgtccgggcaaaaggggACGTTTTGTCACCCTAATATAGTCCCAAGAATTGTACAATCACAAcaggaaaataaaaacaatgcacgcaaaaaaataaataaataaataagttgcGCGTCatgtaaattttcaattaacCTTAGTGAGACAACAGCTCCTCATACCGGTGTAACAAATATTTGCAGGGAAACTTGACAGTTGATAAACTGGAATACAGAGCTCatatacacacactggagacaaaatggctgaCGAGACtctgtaaagtcgaaatcagagTCGAAAATTGAGTAGTCATAACACAGGAACTACCTGTATtcaggaactttttgaaaaaaaaaaaagtcgtggAATATTCTACTTGACTTGAGCAAAATTATTACAAGGGAAATTGGCAAACAAAATGCTAGCAGGTTTTATGAGTCCAACACATTTCGGATCTCTAAATGaaactcaattttttttaaaattcaaggaCAAGTTCTTATTTGATAGGAAGGAGCTAAATTTAGCCTGGTATGCAAGCGAGAATCAAAAGACGGAGAAGCACTGCCTTAGAGTCATCATCACTGACTTTGCTGCCCTCCTTTCGGCGCCCCTGGCCGACCCCCAGCTGCCGCCCTCCCTCTCCCCTTTGCACTCCTTTTCTGGAAGGTTACCTTTTGTGTACAAAAGACAAATGTCATGTTTGAAATGAATCTATTTATGAAGCACTTACACGTCTAATAAGGGAAGATggaaatatgtgtaaatgtacaGTGAGTTGTATTTTATATCCCACACAATTATAGacacaatgtgtgtgtgtgagtgagtgCATGCACGACTACGGGAAACCATTATCACGCCACATGCAGATCATGTGTAAATACAAAGGATTCTGATTTGAAATACAAAGTGtgatattcataataataataagcatATTTTGTGTCCATGTGCAGGTGGGGGACATTTCATTGTTTCTTTTCCTTTGGCGGGAAAATTTACTACGTACGACAGTTGATCTAATCATGTTGaatgcaatgacaataaaaatagctttattttcaaatggcactttgctctttttttttttttttttttatcttggtcATTACTGTATTTATATTGCTTTGCATTTTTATGATGCAAAGGAATAGGAatggtgttttattttatggcatcttcatttccactcataaaacaactatattttgattgaaaacagCTATATTAAACCTATTtaacgggttaaaaaaatattatgtgGTTATTTCACAGCGTTGTGATGTAAAATTATTGCTCCTTTTACTGAACACATATaggtcagattaaaaaaaaatcttatatttCATTTTAACTGTTCATTATGCGCTGCATAATTAGGTGTAATTATACATTTACAGGCCAGCCTTTTGAGAAATATTTATACATAGCAACAAACGTTTTGAGATATTAAAACTATATTTAATAAATGTCATGAATGATTATAAGAAGGTATAATTAAACGCTGCAAGAATCTTttgctgattgttatttattaGAAAATATTGCATTTAAAGATTGAATTTCAACCATTTATTGTTAAATGTTAGGGATCTACAGTCTATCACAaccttataataaataaatttcaaatacgaaactcaaaaaatgaccaagtaaatatataaaaaatacataaaaatcaatGTTTACAGGAATAACAATTAAGAGGTTCTTCAATAGCTTAATGTGCATTTGAATGAATCcacaatacaaaaataagaaattaaaaatattattacaaATGACTTTAAATTGGTATGATGAGAACAGTAACTCTTGATTTAGTAATGAAATTAAatgtgagggggaaaaaaatcattagataTAATTGTAGTCAGATTCATATATCCAAGCAAAAAAGCACATTTTGTTTTATAAGCATCACACATTTCATTCATGAaatatgttttaaataaaaatactgcGAGGGAAAGAAGCCTTTATTACATCATTAATCGTGTTTATTACGCTACGTATTCGTAAAAAGTAGAAAATAAGGTGCAGGTTGTACAGTTTAACAatacttgaatattttaacCTAATTACGTGTATTTATAGCTATAATTAAGCTTTTGgcgaatatatattttatataaagaAATGCAAGGTCACACTCTGTAACTGCTATGAATGAAACAGATTATTTCTATATGACCTATATTAAAATGGTGTTAATATACGtgaagcggggggggggggacactcATTGATTTCAAAGATATGTAGAGGCCGAAAGTATCCAAAGTAATAGTATGACGAGATCAGCGAGGACCAAAAAGATTTGTGGAAAAATAGGGCAACAGCGTCACCATGTGGCTAAAAACAAAAGTGCTGCCAAAATGGTAtaagaaaatatatattactATTAACCATACCtaccaacccgaggccgttggcaagcttacaaatagtgacgtgtgTCCTTACAAATTATTGGCTAATCTTACGTTTTAAAtaggtgcaatatgaaacacaaATAAAACTCAATGTTAAAATAGTATGAATATAttagtaatattgtcacatatatcctggtgcaatcaaagaacaatatcttcagctacatcatgattactaaaaattAACagggacttttgttataattgtatgtagcactttgggcaatttctatcatgtcttttgatggctgcacttcagctcgacttgaaggtagttcgttagtgtgtccagttataaattaaaaaggtcaattgataaattaacttaccaatgcaatctttgagtcagggaacatttgttttgctaattctgagaagtgatcagcaatagttacaggcaaattgtgttcggcaaccaaATGGCAGAGCAAAATctctgctttcgtcacttttcattctgcagacttcttcTTTATGACCagcgttgttaattttacttaattttttttaaatttgtcacagttacaaattacttctcccaaaaagcatTTGAGCTAGTAACTCTGTTACCTAAATGTAagaataattagttacttggcaaagtaactggtgttaccgttcgttttttttttttttttttttttcttcaagtaacctttgctatttttggaagtcatttaatgttgtgaatcaaccgtttaagttgttaaaattgctcccatttttgcattagttcccttctgtctactttcgacatgtgaaagttttaaaactatttcatcattgaaAAATTgattcaaatcaagattttgccgatttaggagtatcttagataaaaagttactttggTTCGCTAGG of Corythoichthys intestinalis isolate RoL2023-P3 chromosome 3, ASM3026506v1, whole genome shotgun sequence contains these proteins:
- the prdm8b gene encoding PR domain zinc finger protein 8b, coding for MEESSSHHKAQLWDGDAKAVQQCLTDIFTSVYTTCDVPESAIFGPCVLSHTSMYDSIAFIALKATDKRTAPYIFRVDTSAANSTSEGLMWLRLVQSARDKDEQNLEAYVKNGQLFYRSLRRIEKDEELLVWYGKDLVELLLLTAARVPTKSKGGTHNSCPDCNQRFQFEFPFLAHLRFRCTKRLQNLTGVDEEPGRERSPDRPNATPTRSSPKHGRSEGDSNKPSTDFHNLARDMENNRTGSPLSDREAEVCSESSGKRKFSAVDDRECRRPSLPQSKSKEELATSAQNYRGVYGLEENRALSSSGSSETKCSAFTEVKKSVQTLKNHGSSKGLSSVNSENKDRPGSGPSEKHLNIRQVLSETQPAQTPPMGSAFTSVSQAGGSERKSAFSQPARSTYSQISPLVMPPKLLDCHPAVGDTISSSRLYQADHLAAKLQGAELGANCPVPGGVAKQSPFVYAAAAAATFWPKNSGGVQLQMPSALTLLPPSFTSLCLPAQNWCAKCNASFRMTSDLVYHMRSHHKKEYAMEPLVKRRREEKLKCPICNESFRERHHLSRHMTSHN